A region of Lepus europaeus isolate LE1 chromosome 2, mLepTim1.pri, whole genome shotgun sequence DNA encodes the following proteins:
- the LOC133751320 gene encoding ubiquitin-like protein 3, with the protein MINLCLILVSGKTKEFLFSPKDFASAIAKRVYDNWPVDSEDAQVSSPNIPFYQGRFLHGNVTLGTLKLPFGKRTVMHLVARETLWEPNSQDQRNREKTGKSDCCVILWAAGSGCHAARTGEASGSRDLAAQPTCASQSRTTARTLSSLLMKLKRTRDILHYLFFNFLHYCLC; encoded by the coding sequence ATGATAAATCTGTGCCTCATCTTAGTAAGCGGAAAAACAAAAGAGTTCCTGTTTTCTCCTAAGGATTTTGCTTCTGCCATTGCAAAGCGTGTGTATGACAATTGGCCAGTGGACTCGGAAGATGCACAGGTCAGCAGTCCGAATATTCCATTCTATCAAGGACGATTTCTACATGGAAATGTCACATTAGGAACATTGAAACTTCCTTTTGGCAAAAGGACAGTGATGCATCTGGTGGCCAGAGAGACGCTTTGGGAGCCAAACTCCCAGGATCAGAGGAACCGTGAGAAGACGGGCAAGAGTGATTGCTGTGTGATCCTGTGGGCGGCCGGCTCTGGCTGTCACGCTGCTAGGACAGGGGAGGCCAGTGGCTCCAGAGACCTGGCCGCGCAGCCTACCTGTGCATCCCAGAGCAGAACTACCGCACGGACACTGTCGTCTTTGCTCATGAAGCTAAAAAGAACCAGGGACATTCttcactatcttttttttaatttcttgcatTATTGTTTGTGTTGa